The Kosakonia sacchari SP1 genome includes a window with the following:
- the hisA gene encoding 1-(5-phosphoribosyl)-5-[(5-phosphoribosylamino)methylideneamino]imidazole-4-carboxamide isomerase codes for MIIPALDLIDGTVVRLHQGDYAQQRDYGNDPLPRLQDYAAQGAQVLHLVDLTGAKDPAKRQIPLLKTLVAGVNVPVQVGGGIRMEEDVAALLAAGVARVVIGSTAVKSPEIVKGWFARFGADKLVLALDVRIDEQGAKQVAVSGWQENSGVTLEALVETYLAVGLKHVLCTDISRDGTLAGSNVYLYEEICARWPQVAFQSSGGIGGLNDIAALRGTGVRGVIVGRALLEGKFTVKEAIQCWQNG; via the coding sequence ATGATTATTCCGGCTTTAGACTTAATTGACGGCACCGTCGTACGTCTCCATCAGGGCGACTACGCACAGCAGCGCGATTATGGCAATGACCCGCTGCCGCGCTTGCAGGATTACGCCGCTCAGGGCGCGCAGGTGCTGCACCTCGTCGATTTAACCGGCGCGAAAGATCCGGCGAAACGCCAGATCCCGTTGCTGAAAACGCTGGTTGCCGGGGTGAACGTTCCGGTACAGGTTGGCGGCGGTATACGCATGGAAGAGGACGTCGCCGCCCTGCTCGCAGCCGGTGTTGCCCGCGTGGTCATCGGCTCGACGGCGGTAAAATCACCGGAGATTGTGAAAGGCTGGTTTGCACGCTTTGGCGCAGACAAGCTGGTGCTGGCGCTGGATGTGCGCATCGATGAACAGGGCGCTAAGCAGGTCGCGGTGAGCGGCTGGCAGGAGAACTCTGGTGTGACGCTGGAAGCGCTGGTGGAAACCTATCTGGCGGTTGGGCTAAAGCATGTGCTTTGTACCGATATTTCCCGCGACGGTACGCTCGCTGGCTCGAACGTTTATCTGTACGAAGAGATTTGCGCCCGCTGGCCGCAGGTGGCGTTTCAGTCTTCCGGCGGCATTGGTGGTTTGAACGATATTGCCGCCCTGCGCGGTACTGGCGTGCGCGGCGTGATTGTCGGACGTGCGCTGCTGGAAGGTAAATTCACGGTGAAGGAGGCCATTCAATGCTGGCAAAACGGATAA
- the hisF gene encoding imidazole glycerol phosphate synthase subunit HisF: protein MLAKRIIPCLDVRDGQVVKGVQFRNHEIIGDIVPLAKRYAEEGADELVFYDITASSDGRVVDKSWVSRVAEVIDIPFCVAGGIKSADDAAKILSFGADKISINSPALADPELITRLADRFGVQCIVVGIDTWFDADTGKYHVNQYTGDESRTRVTQWETLDWVQEVQKRGAGEIVLNMMNQDGVRNGYDLEQLKKVRAVCHVPLIASGGAGTMEHFLEAFRDANVDGALAASVFHKQIINIGELKTYLADQGVEIRVC from the coding sequence ATGCTGGCAAAACGGATAATCCCTTGTCTTGACGTGCGTGATGGTCAGGTGGTGAAAGGCGTACAGTTTCGTAATCACGAAATCATTGGCGACATTGTACCGCTGGCAAAGCGCTACGCCGAAGAAGGCGCGGACGAGCTGGTGTTCTACGATATCACCGCTTCCAGCGATGGTCGCGTGGTGGACAAGAGCTGGGTGTCACGCGTGGCGGAAGTGATTGATATTCCTTTCTGTGTCGCAGGTGGGATTAAGTCTGCTGACGATGCGGCGAAAATTCTCTCGTTTGGCGCAGATAAAATTTCGATTAATTCCCCTGCGCTGGCCGACCCTGAATTAATCACACGTCTGGCCGATCGCTTCGGCGTGCAGTGCATTGTGGTCGGTATCGACACCTGGTTTGACGCCGACACGGGCAAATATCACGTTAATCAGTACACCGGTGATGAGAGCCGGACCCGTGTTACGCAATGGGAAACGCTGGACTGGGTGCAGGAAGTGCAAAAGCGCGGCGCCGGGGAAATCGTGCTCAACATGATGAACCAGGATGGCGTGCGCAATGGCTACGATCTTGAACAACTGAAGAAAGTGCGCGCGGTGTGCCACGTACCGCTGATTGCTTCTGGTGGCGCGGGCACCATGGAACATTTCCTGGAAGCCTTTCGCGATGCGAACGTTGACGGCGCGCTGGCGGCTTCCGTGTTTCACAAGCAGATTATCAATATTGGTGAATTAAAAACGTACCTGGCAGACCAGGGCGTGGAGATCAGGGTATGTTAA
- the wzzB gene encoding LPS O-antigen chain length determinant protein WzzB, whose product MTYEKQSLPARQSNDSEQIDLLDVLSQVWRGKWIVALFILVAVIVAGVYLSIAKEKWTSIAVISAPDAGQIAGYSNAMSILSNDEKYDIAGIQQRVIVRFNSAFSALSETLGNQEEPEKLTIDTAVQGQSLPLKLTYQAQTAKDAQQKLAQYIEKIDQQIAKELIDDLQISVKSRTRDLVESLSTQEKVAQEQKDLRIKQIAQALSVAKEAEVRSPQVRQTENVSQDTLFLLGSAALESMIKNESSRPLIFSDDYYKTRKNLLNIQTIVVNPQNIHAYRYVMKPTLPIHRDSPRKLITLVLAILLGGILGSGFLLTRNAFRNRQSKA is encoded by the coding sequence ATGACGTACGAAAAACAAAGTTTACCTGCCAGGCAGAGTAATGATTCAGAACAGATTGATTTGTTAGATGTTTTATCGCAAGTCTGGCGCGGTAAGTGGATTGTAGCTTTATTTATTCTTGTCGCTGTTATTGTTGCTGGTGTCTATTTAAGCATTGCCAAAGAAAAATGGACTTCGATCGCGGTGATCAGTGCTCCGGATGCCGGGCAGATAGCGGGATATTCCAATGCGATGAGCATATTAAGTAACGACGAAAAGTATGACATCGCAGGTATACAACAGCGCGTGATTGTACGTTTTAATTCCGCCTTCTCGGCATTGTCAGAAACCCTGGGAAACCAGGAAGAACCCGAGAAACTGACTATCGATACCGCGGTGCAAGGGCAATCATTACCGCTGAAACTTACCTACCAGGCACAAACAGCCAAGGATGCGCAGCAAAAACTGGCCCAATACATTGAAAAAATCGATCAGCAAATCGCCAAAGAGCTAATTGATGATTTACAAATCAGTGTCAAATCACGCACTCGCGACTTAGTTGAGTCGCTGTCGACACAAGAAAAGGTTGCACAAGAACAAAAAGATCTCAGAATTAAACAGATTGCCCAGGCGCTTTCTGTTGCTAAAGAGGCAGAAGTCCGCTCCCCACAAGTGCGACAAACGGAAAATGTATCTCAGGACACGCTGTTTCTGCTTGGCAGCGCAGCGCTGGAGTCGATGATCAAGAATGAGTCATCGCGTCCACTGATATTCTCTGATGACTACTACAAAACAAGAAAAAATCTTCTTAATATTCAGACGATTGTTGTTAATCCGCAGAATATCCATGCTTATCGTTACGTGATGAAACCAACTTTGCCTATCCATCGCGATAGCCCGCGTAAGTTAATTACTCTGGTATTGGCAATTTTACTCGGGGGTATCCTGGGGTCAGGTTTCTTGCTGACACGTAATGCGTTCCGAAATCGTCAATCGAAAGCATAA
- the hisIE gene encoding bifunctional phosphoribosyl-AMP cyclohydrolase/phosphoribosyl-ATP diphosphatase HisIE, whose protein sequence is MLTEQQLAQLDWEKNDGLLPAVVQHAVSGEVLMLGYMNKAALAKTQESGKVTFFSRTKGRLWTKGETSGHFLNVVKITPDCDNDTLLVLVNPIGPTCHTGTSSCFGDTSHQWLFLYQLEELLAARKTADPASSYTAKLYASGTKRIAQKVGEEGLETALAATVNDREELTNEASDLMYHLLVLLQDQQLDLTTVIENLRKRHK, encoded by the coding sequence ATGTTAACAGAGCAACAACTGGCCCAACTGGACTGGGAAAAAAACGACGGACTGCTGCCCGCCGTGGTACAACATGCGGTTTCCGGCGAAGTGCTGATGCTGGGTTATATGAACAAAGCGGCGCTGGCAAAAACGCAGGAAAGCGGCAAAGTGACTTTTTTCTCCCGGACTAAAGGGCGCTTGTGGACCAAAGGTGAAACCTCGGGTCATTTCCTTAACGTGGTGAAAATAACTCCTGATTGCGACAACGATACGTTGCTGGTTCTTGTTAACCCTATCGGCCCAACTTGCCACACGGGAACATCCAGTTGCTTTGGCGACACCAGCCACCAGTGGTTGTTCCTTTACCAGTTAGAAGAGCTGCTCGCCGCGCGTAAAACCGCCGACCCGGCAAGTTCTTACACCGCCAAACTCTACGCCAGCGGCACTAAGCGTATCGCGCAGAAAGTGGGTGAAGAAGGTTTGGAAACCGCGCTGGCGGCAACCGTAAACGACCGAGAAGAGTTGACTAACGAAGCTTCTGATCTGATGTATCACCTGCTGGTACTGCTGCAGGATCAACAGTTAGACCTGACTACAGTGATTGAGAATTTACGCAAGCGGCATAAATAG